A single region of the Prochlorococcus marinus str. MIT 0917 genome encodes:
- a CDS encoding CPBP family intramembrane glutamic endopeptidase, producing the protein MQWLPSATLFFFLYPAGWLISHLSYLFNRDISSSDLSIIGTIITFIFFLSILPSWGRIRWKTNNLWELLGLDFKNKYTALKIFCSGFIFSVFLLFILVVFFLLCGWVDGFGYVTFADLLNAIFLIVGIVFAEEIVFRGWLMEEMVLLLGLRRGVIVQSIIFSLAHYRSDIGLLALIPFLIGLFLFGLVLTLRRTIDRGSLLGCIGLHGGLVGIWYLFDSGMLVFSIHTPYFLLGPSQNMVNPIGSVIGILILLITIFFQRRVFARTGRFLASTVNASFKDETP; encoded by the coding sequence ATGCAATGGCTACCATCGGCTACGCTTTTTTTCTTTTTGTATCCTGCTGGATGGCTTATTAGTCATTTATCTTACTTATTTAATAGAGATATTAGTTCCAGTGATTTAAGTATTATAGGTACCATAATAACATTCATATTTTTTTTAAGTATCCTACCAAGTTGGGGTAGAATTAGATGGAAAACTAATAATCTATGGGAATTATTAGGATTAGATTTTAAAAATAAATATACAGCATTAAAAATATTTTGTAGTGGATTTATATTTTCAGTTTTTCTTCTATTTATTCTGGTTGTGTTCTTTTTATTATGCGGCTGGGTTGATGGATTTGGCTATGTCACATTTGCTGACTTATTAAATGCAATATTTTTGATAGTGGGCATTGTTTTTGCTGAAGAGATAGTTTTTCGAGGGTGGTTAATGGAGGAAATGGTACTTTTGCTTGGCTTGAGAAGAGGGGTAATTGTTCAATCTATAATTTTTAGCCTTGCCCATTATAGATCTGACATTGGTTTACTAGCTTTAATTCCTTTCTTAATTGGTCTATTTCTTTTTGGATTAGTTTTAACTTTGAGACGAACTATTGATAGAGGTTCATTATTAGGTTGTATAGGTTTGCATGGTGGATTGGTTGGTATTTGGTATCTATTTGATTCAGGAATGCTTGTTTTTTCTATTCATACTCCTTATTTTTTACTAGGACCAAGTCAAAACATGGTAAATCCAATTGGTAGCGTTATTGGCATCTTAATTTTATTGATTACGATATTTTTTCAACGAAGGGTTTTTGCAAGAACTGGACGATTTTTAGCTTCTACAGTTAATGCTTCGTTTAAAGATGAAACTCCATAA
- the clpS gene encoding ATP-dependent Clp protease adapter ClpS, with protein sequence MVDSANQSDGETAVIDREVQRVRKLSPKYKVLLHNDPVNTMDYVVDTLRQVVPQLSEQDALNIMLETHNNGVGLVITCDLEPAEFYSESLKAKGLTSTIEIES encoded by the coding sequence ATGGTTGATTCTGCAAATCAAAGTGATGGTGAAACGGCTGTTATTGATAGGGAAGTTCAGCGAGTTAGAAAATTATCTCCAAAATATAAGGTTCTACTTCATAATGATCCAGTTAATACGATGGATTATGTAGTTGATACTTTAAGGCAGGTAGTTCCACAACTAAGTGAACAGGATGCTTTGAATATTATGTTAGAAACGCATAACAATGGTGTCGGACTTGTTATAACTTGTGACTTAGAACCCGCAGAATTTTACTCTGAATCTTTAAAGGCAAAAGGCTTAACAAGTACAATAGAAATAGAAAGCTGA
- a CDS encoding LL-diaminopimelate aminotransferase, with translation MVQVNADYLKLKAGYLFPEISRRIKDFTSKNPNADLIRLGIGDVTEPLPLACREAMKAAIEEMGTEKGFRGYGPEQGYKWLRESIAENDYLSRGCEISAEEIFISDGSKCDSSNILDILGKDNKIAVTDPVYPVYVDTNVMTGRTGEVNSAGEYRGLSYIPINSENGFEAAIPKEKFDLIYLCFPNNPTGAVATKEQLASWVKYAKENNSLILFDAAYEAFIKDESLPHSIFEIEGSNDCAIEFRSFSKNAGFTGTRCAFTVVPKSLKGKAGSEEVDLWSLWNRRQSTKFNGVSYVVQRGAEAVYSKEGQIQIKKLVSFYMDNAQKIKANLTAAGFEVFGATNAPYAWIKTPKNMSSWDFFDFLLEKANVVGTPGSGFGAAGEGYFRLSAFNSKENVEKAMQRIVKLNA, from the coding sequence GTGGTACAAGTTAATGCTGATTACCTGAAATTAAAAGCAGGTTATCTTTTTCCAGAGATTTCTAGAAGAATTAAAGATTTTACCTCTAAGAATCCAAATGCTGATTTGATCCGTCTAGGAATCGGAGATGTGACGGAACCTCTACCTTTGGCTTGTCGTGAAGCCATGAAAGCGGCAATTGAAGAAATGGGAACAGAAAAGGGCTTTAGGGGCTATGGACCAGAGCAGGGATATAAATGGCTTCGAGAGAGCATTGCTGAAAATGATTATCTTTCTCGTGGTTGTGAGATTTCGGCAGAGGAAATCTTTATTTCAGATGGCTCAAAATGCGATAGCAGTAATATTTTAGATATCCTCGGGAAGGATAATAAAATAGCTGTAACTGATCCTGTTTATCCTGTATACGTAGATACTAATGTGATGACAGGAAGGACAGGAGAAGTCAACTCGGCCGGAGAGTATAGAGGTTTAAGTTATATTCCTATTAATTCAGAGAATGGCTTTGAGGCAGCAATACCAAAAGAAAAATTTGATTTGATTTATCTTTGTTTTCCTAATAACCCAACTGGGGCAGTTGCTACTAAAGAGCAATTAGCTTCTTGGGTTAAATATGCAAAAGAAAATAATTCTTTGATTCTTTTTGATGCTGCTTATGAGGCTTTCATTAAAGATGAATCTCTTCCTCATTCGATTTTTGAAATTGAGGGATCTAATGATTGTGCAATTGAGTTTCGCTCTTTTTCGAAAAATGCAGGCTTCACTGGAACAAGATGTGCTTTTACAGTTGTTCCCAAGTCTTTAAAAGGTAAAGCAGGTTCTGAAGAAGTTGATTTGTGGTCTTTATGGAATCGTCGACAAAGTACTAAATTCAATGGTGTAAGTTACGTGGTTCAGAGGGGAGCGGAAGCTGTTTACTCTAAAGAAGGGCAAATACAAATAAAAAAATTAGTAAGCTTTTATATGGACAATGCTCAAAAAATTAAAGCAAATTTGACTGCTGCAGGATTTGAAGTTTTTGGCGCTACTAATGCCCCTTATGCATGGATCAAAACTCCAAAAAACATGAGCTCATGGGATTTCTTTGACTTCTTGCTTGAAAAAGCAAATGTCGTGGGCACCCCAGGAAGTGGCTTTGGAGCTGCGGGAGAAGGTTATTTTCGATTATCAGCTTTCAACAGTAAAGAAAATGTCGAAAAAGCTATGCAAAGGATCGTCAAACTTAATGCTTAA
- a CDS encoding Rne/Rng family ribonuclease gives MPQQIVIAEHLRIAALLTDERIDELIVAQGSYQIGDIFLGTVENVLPGIDAAFVNIGESEKNGFIHVNDLGPLRLKKATAGITELLEPKQKVLVQVMKEPTGSKGPRLTGNIALPGRYLVLQPYGQGVNISRRISTENERNRLRALGVLVKPPSTGLLIRTEAEDISEEFLIDDLENLLKQWELIQQASESCTPPILLNRDEDFIHRILRDNIGQNVTQIVVDNTEAIGRVKSFLGKDSKELAIELHSDSQNILEKHRVISAINDALKPRVNLPSGGYIIIEPTEALTVIDVNSGSFTRSANSRETVLWTNCEAAIEIARQLKLRNIGGVIIIDFIDMDTRRDQLQLLEHFTSAINGDSARPQIASLTELGLVELTRKRQGQNIYELFGKTSPNSQGLGNFQNINIEDINPTNSTESGAINSTLRSGEDLQSLQENNIKKKRINRTKDIEHNIINEEYKSSIDNSKSISRETNAEDINKDNNKKQENRIINISMSENEEMVYSSMGLDPILILDQPELSENYTVNIIRPGDEAVLDKKDAIHEASKKNTLTSSSEKNKKIHKDIINLQNNVSIEQKLTNSEEIENAEKENINVDLDEEISELINTDNSFKTEKNELSSTDPKEVDEDPRRKRRRSSASS, from the coding sequence ATGCCCCAGCAAATTGTTATTGCTGAGCATTTGCGTATTGCCGCTCTGCTCACTGACGAGAGAATAGATGAATTAATCGTGGCTCAAGGTAGCTACCAAATTGGAGATATTTTCTTAGGGACAGTTGAAAATGTTCTTCCAGGAATAGATGCTGCTTTTGTCAATATTGGAGAAAGTGAAAAAAATGGTTTTATTCATGTAAATGACTTAGGTCCACTTAGATTAAAAAAAGCAACTGCAGGAATAACAGAGTTACTCGAACCAAAGCAAAAGGTTTTAGTTCAAGTAATGAAAGAGCCCACTGGTTCAAAAGGACCTAGATTAACTGGGAACATAGCGCTTCCTGGTAGGTATCTGGTACTCCAGCCCTATGGACAAGGTGTAAATATTTCTAGAAGAATAAGCACAGAGAATGAAAGAAATAGACTTAGAGCTTTAGGGGTACTAGTCAAGCCTCCAAGTACAGGGCTTTTAATAAGGACAGAAGCAGAGGATATTTCTGAAGAATTTTTAATTGATGATCTTGAGAATCTTCTTAAACAGTGGGAGCTTATTCAACAAGCATCTGAGAGTTGCACACCACCAATCCTTTTAAACAGAGATGAGGACTTTATCCATAGAATTCTTAGAGATAATATCGGTCAAAATGTTACTCAGATTGTTGTAGATAATACTGAAGCAATTGGTCGAGTCAAAAGCTTCCTAGGTAAGGATAGCAAGGAATTAGCAATAGAATTACATAGTGATTCGCAAAACATATTAGAAAAGCATAGAGTCATTTCTGCAATTAACGACGCATTAAAACCTAGGGTAAATCTACCTTCTGGCGGATATATAATAATAGAGCCAACAGAAGCTTTGACAGTTATTGATGTTAACTCAGGCTCATTTACAAGATCTGCAAATTCAAGAGAAACAGTTTTATGGACTAATTGTGAGGCAGCTATTGAAATAGCAAGACAATTAAAATTAAGGAATATTGGCGGGGTGATTATTATTGATTTTATAGATATGGATACGAGAAGAGATCAACTTCAATTATTAGAACATTTCACATCTGCTATTAATGGAGACTCAGCACGGCCACAAATTGCTTCACTTACAGAACTTGGACTTGTTGAGCTAACAAGAAAAAGACAAGGTCAAAATATATATGAGTTATTTGGAAAAACTTCTCCTAATTCCCAAGGTCTAGGTAATTTTCAAAACATTAATATTGAAGATATAAATCCAACAAATTCGACTGAATCAGGTGCAATCAATTCAACTTTAAGGTCAGGTGAAGATTTACAATCTTTACAAGAGAATAATATAAAAAAGAAGCGTATAAATAGAACAAAAGATATAGAACATAATATTATCAATGAAGAATATAAATCATCTATAGATAATTCAAAATCAATATCAAGAGAAACAAATGCAGAGGATATAAATAAAGATAATAATAAAAAGCAAGAAAACCGAATAATAAATATAAGTATGAGTGAAAACGAAGAGATGGTATATAGTTCTATGGGATTAGATCCTATTCTAATTTTAGATCAACCTGAACTTTCCGAAAACTACACAGTTAACATAATTAGGCCTGGGGACGAGGCCGTTTTAGACAAAAAGGATGCAATACATGAGGCAAGTAAAAAAAATACACTTACCAGCTCAAGTGAGAAAAACAAAAAAATTCACAAAGATATTATTAATCTTCAAAACAATGTCTCTATTGAACAAAAACTAACTAATTCTGAAGAGATAGAGAATGCCGAAAAAGAAAATATCAATGTAGATTTAGATGAAGAAATAAGTGAATTAATAAATACTGATAATAGTTTTAAAACTGAAAAGAATGAATTAAGTTCCACCGACCCAAAAGAAGTTGATGAGGATCCAAGACGGAAAAGAAGAAGGTCTTCCGCTTCTTCTTAA
- a CDS encoding ribonuclease HII yields MGPKEYLIAGVDEVGKGCLFGPVFAGAVILSKENEIKLLSHGLKDSKKLNERQRHNLVPLIKKNSIAWAIGQASAREIDCVGIREATEKAMLRALAKFPSTPDLILVDGILPIRLWPGEQKTQVRGESHFASIAAASVLAKETRDELIKRLARKYSIYGLAKNKGYGTEMHRRNLIKGGSTKLHRKSFISRVKID; encoded by the coding sequence ATGGGACCTAAGGAATATCTGATTGCAGGAGTTGATGAAGTAGGAAAAGGTTGTTTATTTGGACCTGTCTTCGCTGGAGCTGTGATTTTAAGCAAAGAGAACGAAATAAAGCTCTTAAGCCATGGTTTAAAAGACAGTAAAAAATTAAACGAGCGGCAAAGACATAATCTAGTTCCTTTAATAAAAAAAAACTCAATAGCTTGGGCGATAGGACAGGCTTCAGCAAGAGAAATTGACTGTGTAGGTATCAGAGAGGCTACTGAAAAAGCTATGCTAAGAGCACTGGCAAAATTCCCATCCACTCCAGACTTAATTCTTGTAGACGGAATATTACCCATTCGCTTATGGCCAGGAGAACAAAAGACACAAGTTAGGGGTGAAAGTCATTTCGCCTCAATTGCGGCTGCAAGCGTCTTAGCAAAAGAAACAAGAGATGAATTAATTAAAAGACTAGCTCGCAAATACAGTATTTATGGACTAGCAAAAAACAAGGGATATGGAACTGAAATGCATAGAAGAAACTTAATCAAAGGAGGTTCAACAAAACTCCACCGAAAAAGCTTTATCTCAAGAGTGAAAATCGATTGA
- a CDS encoding DUF1997 domain-containing protein, giving the protein MSLAFTARQKIDLVVQDNQEQLPDYLLQQERVVGAMLDPKKLTPLGPGSFKYEVTSFKVFQLQINPVVSIAVENTESKIRMYVTESHLDGLGLVDDFDLTLDAILEANPSGLEGEALLGVTVSQPQLLRLIPPKMLEKTGQSILNGILLGIKARVEKQLIVDFNNWCKEN; this is encoded by the coding sequence ATGTCTCTTGCCTTTACAGCGCGACAAAAAATTGATCTAGTTGTTCAAGATAATCAGGAGCAACTTCCTGATTATCTCCTACAACAGGAAAGAGTTGTAGGAGCAATGCTTGATCCTAAAAAATTGACTCCGTTGGGGCCAGGAAGTTTTAAGTACGAAGTCACAAGTTTTAAAGTTTTTCAACTTCAAATAAATCCAGTTGTATCAATAGCAGTTGAAAATACTGAGAGCAAAATCAGAATGTACGTAACCGAAAGCCACTTGGATGGCTTGGGATTAGTTGATGATTTTGATTTAACATTAGATGCAATTTTGGAGGCAAACCCATCAGGTCTCGAAGGCGAAGCTCTTTTGGGTGTAACAGTAAGTCAACCTCAGCTGTTGAGATTAATTCCTCCCAAAATGCTTGAGAAAACAGGGCAGTCAATATTAAATGGAATTTTGTTAGGAATTAAGGCAAGGGTTGAGAAGCAGCTAATTGTTGACTTTAATAATTGGTGCAAAGAAAATTAG
- the pheA gene encoding prephenate dehydratase produces the protein MSTRVAYLGPKGTYAEKAAKALAALEKIDSPEFSPCKGLRAVVDNLANNLCEAAVVPIENSVEGGVTTTLDSLWRHQNLFIHRALVLPIKHALISSGSKSTISEVLSHPQAIAQCSQWLQDNIPNAVHLPTNSTAEAIRMVKGSSFRAAIGSRDASNELNILAYPINDIDGNCTRFVLLSKNNIKVDGNKASMAFSLKSNSPGALLKALNCIANLGLNMSRIESRPSKRELGEYVFFIDLDLNSNNQKDFQNITEELSPLCNQIIHFGCYYGSEVE, from the coding sequence ATGTCAACTCGAGTGGCCTACCTAGGGCCTAAAGGTACATACGCCGAGAAGGCTGCAAAAGCGCTAGCAGCCCTAGAAAAGATTGACTCACCTGAGTTCTCGCCATGCAAAGGCTTAAGGGCTGTGGTAGATAATCTTGCAAACAATCTTTGTGAAGCAGCCGTCGTACCAATTGAAAATTCAGTAGAAGGTGGGGTTACCACAACATTAGATTCTCTATGGAGACATCAAAATCTATTTATTCACAGAGCCCTAGTACTCCCTATTAAACACGCATTAATAAGCAGTGGATCAAAATCAACCATTTCAGAAGTCCTCTCACATCCTCAGGCCATAGCTCAATGCAGCCAATGGTTGCAAGACAATATTCCAAATGCAGTTCATTTACCAACTAATTCAACGGCTGAAGCAATAAGAATGGTAAAAGGTAGTTCATTTAGAGCAGCCATAGGGTCAAGAGATGCAAGCAATGAACTGAATATTTTGGCTTATCCTATTAATGATATTGATGGTAATTGCACTAGATTCGTTCTGCTTAGTAAGAACAACATTAAAGTAGATGGCAATAAAGCAAGTATGGCTTTTTCTCTTAAGTCAAATAGTCCAGGTGCATTACTAAAAGCATTGAATTGTATCGCAAATCTCGGACTAAATATGAGTAGGATTGAATCTCGTCCCTCCAAAAGAGAGCTAGGAGAATATGTATTTTTCATAGATCTTGATTTGAATAGCAATAATCAAAAAGACTTTCAAAACATCACTGAAGAGTTATCTCCACTTTGCAATCAAATAATTCATTTTGGATGTTATTACGGATCAGAAGTTGAGTAG
- a CDS encoding methyltransferase domain-containing protein has protein sequence MQLILIFIFSAFFLFILTTHWLRKSRKYESVNSVASSYDSWTNDRLLENLWGEHIHLGFYEKPRIKKDFRKAKVDFVHELVRWSGLNKLPKGSRILDVGCGIGGSSRILSDYYGFDVIGISISQEQIKRANELTANRDFCRFEVMNALDLKFEKGSFDGVWSVEAGPHIFDKQTFADEMLRVLRPGGVLAVADWNQRNSKKHPLNLLEKFIMNQLLIQWTHPEFSSIEGFKNNLLNSPYCGSSVETSNWTKYTIQSWNESIYEGFRRPSSILKLGLRSLLKAFREIPTILMMRWSFSNGLMKFGVFKSRG, from the coding sequence ATGCAATTGATCTTGATTTTTATATTTAGTGCCTTTTTTCTTTTCATTTTAACTACTCATTGGCTCAGGAAAAGTCGTAAATATGAGTCTGTTAATAGCGTTGCATCTTCATATGATTCATGGACTAATGATCGTTTATTAGAAAATCTCTGGGGAGAACATATTCATCTTGGTTTTTATGAAAAACCAAGAATAAAAAAAGACTTTAGGAAAGCTAAGGTAGATTTTGTTCATGAATTAGTTCGTTGGAGTGGTTTAAATAAATTACCAAAAGGCTCAAGGATTTTAGATGTAGGATGTGGAATAGGCGGAAGTTCAAGAATATTATCTGATTATTATGGATTTGATGTCATTGGTATTTCCATAAGTCAGGAACAAATTAAAAGAGCGAATGAATTAACAGCTAACAGAGATTTTTGCCGGTTTGAGGTAATGAATGCCCTTGACTTAAAGTTTGAAAAAGGCAGCTTTGATGGGGTGTGGAGTGTGGAAGCTGGTCCTCATATCTTTGATAAACAAACGTTTGCAGATGAAATGCTCAGGGTCCTTAGACCAGGGGGAGTTTTGGCTGTTGCAGATTGGAATCAAAGAAATTCAAAAAAGCATCCCTTGAATTTATTGGAAAAGTTCATTATGAATCAATTACTAATCCAATGGACCCATCCAGAATTTTCAAGTATTGAAGGGTTCAAAAATAACTTATTAAACAGTCCTTATTGTGGAAGTTCGGTAGAGACTTCCAATTGGACAAAATATACAATTCAATCTTGGAATGAATCTATATATGAAGGTTTTAGAAGACCTTCGTCCATCTTGAAATTAGGCCTTAGATCTCTCCTAAAGGCATTTAGGGAAATTCCAACAATACTAATGATGAGATGGTCCTTTTCAAATGGATTGATGAAATTTGGAGTATTCAAATCAAGAGGATAA
- a CDS encoding LON peptidase substrate-binding domain-containing protein, translating into MSELSVRELALFPLPEVVLFPQEYLPLHIFETRYRVMLKSVLKSDSRFGVVRWDPIAKKMADVGCCAEIIKHQTSQDGRSNIVTIGQQRFRILEIISETPFINALVSWVDDEQILDQTKLLELKDSVAIALKDVVSLTSKLTDSDKALPDSLPDIPRELSFWIAAHLGGPVASEQQNLLELTNTFQRLEREYELLDHTRRQLAARTALKDTFSNADQANN; encoded by the coding sequence TTGAGCGAACTTTCAGTTAGGGAGCTAGCACTTTTCCCATTGCCTGAGGTTGTGCTTTTCCCTCAGGAGTACTTGCCACTTCATATCTTTGAGACTCGTTACAGGGTGATGCTTAAATCTGTTTTGAAATCGGATAGCCGTTTTGGTGTGGTTAGATGGGATCCAATTGCAAAAAAAATGGCAGATGTTGGTTGTTGTGCTGAGATCATTAAGCATCAAACTTCACAAGATGGAAGGAGTAATATTGTCACTATTGGACAACAAAGATTTCGAATTCTAGAAATTATTAGTGAAACTCCTTTTATTAACGCGTTAGTAAGTTGGGTTGATGATGAACAGATTTTAGATCAAACCAAACTATTGGAACTAAAGGATTCAGTCGCTATTGCTTTGAAGGATGTGGTTTCACTTACTTCAAAATTGACTGACTCTGATAAAGCACTCCCTGATTCTTTGCCTGATATCCCTAGGGAGTTGTCTTTTTGGATAGCTGCTCATCTTGGAGGCCCGGTAGCAAGTGAACAGCAAAATTTATTAGAATTAACCAATACTTTCCAGCGTTTAGAGAGAGAATATGAACTTCTTGATCACACAAGAAGACAATTAGCTGCCAGAACTGCTTTAAAAGATACTTTCTCAAATGCTGATCAAGCTAACAATTAA
- the rpsJ gene encoding 30S ribosomal protein S10 has product MSTAIAQQKIRIRLKAFDRRMLDLSCEKIIETADTTAASAIGPIPLPTKRKIYCVLRSPHVDKDSREHFETRTHRRIIDIYSPSAKTIDALMKLDLPSGVDIEVKL; this is encoded by the coding sequence ATGTCAACTGCAATTGCACAGCAAAAAATACGCATTCGTCTAAAGGCCTTTGACAGAAGAATGCTAGATTTATCTTGCGAAAAAATAATCGAGACAGCAGACACAACAGCTGCTTCAGCAATAGGACCCATACCTCTTCCTACAAAAAGAAAAATTTATTGTGTTCTTCGTTCGCCTCATGTTGATAAAGATTCAAGAGAGCATTTTGAAACAAGAACACACAGAAGAATTATTGATATTTATAGCCCTTCTGCGAAAACTATAGATGCTCTAATGAAGTTGGACCTTCCTAGCGGAGTTGATATAGAAGTTAAGCTCTAA
- the tuf gene encoding elongation factor Tu has translation MAREKFERNKPHVNIGTIGHVDHGKTTLTAAITKVLAKKGQAEAQDYAEIDGAPEERERGITINTAHVEYETDGRHYAHVDCPGHADYVKNMITGAAQMDGAILVVAATDGAMAQTKEHILLAKQVGVPALVVALNKCDMVDDEEMIELVEMEIRELLTSYDFPGDDIPVVQVSGLKAIEGEADWETKIDELMTAVDSSIPEPEREIDKPFLMAIEDVFSITGRGTVATGRIERGKVTVGEEVEIVGIRDTRLTTVTGVEMFRKLLDEGMAGDNVGLLLRGIQKEDIERGMVLVKKGSITPHTKFEGEVYVLKKEEGGRHTPFFAGYRPQFYIRTTDVTGQITAFTSDDGSNVEMVMPGDRIKMTGELIAPVAIEQGMRFAIREGGRTIGAGVVSKIIE, from the coding sequence ATGGCTCGCGAGAAGTTTGAGAGGAACAAACCTCACGTCAACATAGGTACTATTGGCCACGTTGACCATGGCAAAACAACACTTACTGCTGCAATCACAAAGGTTTTAGCCAAAAAAGGTCAAGCCGAAGCGCAAGATTACGCTGAAATTGATGGAGCTCCAGAAGAACGTGAACGCGGTATCACAATCAACACTGCTCACGTTGAATATGAAACTGATGGTAGGCATTACGCTCATGTTGATTGCCCAGGTCACGCTGATTATGTTAAAAACATGATCACAGGTGCTGCTCAGATGGACGGTGCAATACTTGTTGTAGCAGCTACTGATGGAGCAATGGCACAAACAAAAGAACATATTCTTTTGGCCAAGCAGGTTGGTGTCCCTGCATTGGTTGTTGCACTAAACAAATGTGACATGGTCGACGATGAAGAAATGATAGAACTTGTAGAAATGGAGATTCGTGAACTTCTCACAAGTTATGACTTCCCTGGCGATGACATACCTGTTGTTCAAGTTTCAGGATTAAAAGCTATTGAAGGAGAAGCAGATTGGGAGACAAAAATAGATGAATTGATGACTGCTGTTGATTCTTCAATTCCAGAACCAGAACGTGAAATTGATAAGCCTTTCCTAATGGCTATTGAAGACGTTTTCTCAATTACAGGGCGTGGAACTGTTGCTACTGGTCGAATTGAAAGAGGAAAAGTAACAGTTGGAGAGGAGGTTGAAATTGTAGGTATTAGAGATACGAGACTTACAACCGTTACCGGAGTAGAGATGTTTAGAAAGCTTCTCGATGAAGGTATGGCTGGAGATAATGTTGGACTCCTCTTAAGAGGTATTCAGAAAGAAGATATTGAAAGAGGGATGGTGCTTGTTAAAAAAGGATCAATTACTCCCCATACTAAATTTGAAGGGGAGGTTTATGTATTGAAAAAAGAGGAGGGTGGTCGACATACCCCTTTCTTTGCTGGATATCGTCCACAGTTTTACATTCGTACTACTGATGTAACAGGTCAAATTACAGCTTTCACATCTGATGATGGAAGTAATGTTGAAATGGTTATGCCCGGTGACAGAATAAAAATGACCGGTGAATTAATAGCTCCTGTAGCTATTGAGCAAGGAATGAGATTCGCAATTCGTGAAGGTGGTAGGACTATTGGAGCCGGAGTGGTTTCAAAAATTATTGAGTAA